GTAAGCATATATCAGTATTTTTTGTTAAGAAATATCTCAACACTCTCTTTTCGAAGGAAAGGGGAGGATGAAATAAGTTGTTTAATCCATACAGGAGTGGTTAAGAATGCCTACCTATGATTATAAATGCGAAAGCTGCGGACACCTTTTTGAACATTTTCAGTCCATGGCTGAGGATCCCCTTAAGACCTGTCCCGACTGCAGGAAAGACAGCCTGAAACGGCTGATCGGCGGCGGTATGGGTGTGATTTTCAAGGGCAGCGGTTTCTATGTGAACGATGCCAAAAAAAGTGCCGGTACCTCCCAGCC
The window above is part of the Oceanispirochaeta sp. genome. Proteins encoded here:
- a CDS encoding zinc ribbon domain-containing protein, with the translated sequence MPTYDYKCESCGHLFEHFQSMAEDPLKTCPDCRKDSLKRLIGGGMGVIFKGSGFYVNDAKKSAGTSQPLKDKSDSKESPAQAVDSGKTSDSGKKSDSEKKSEAKSAS